In a genomic window of Anaerolineales bacterium:
- the thrS gene encoding threonine--tRNA ligase yields the protein MAAGKKSEYEKSKLYRVRHSAAHVMAQAVTEMFPAGEAKVAIGPPIEDGFYYDFDLPRALTPEDLEKIEKRMREIIKSDYAFERRVLSADEARKIFKGQDYKLELIDGLEKGGLDEYGEPIEEKPEISIYTHDSFVDLCRGPHVKRTSEINPDAIKLLNVAGAYWHGDEHLPMLQRIYGTAWMTADELEQYLWRLEEARKRDHRKLGRELDLYSINEQVGAGLILWHPKGGMVRKIAEDYLRDEHERGGYEFVYSPHIGKASLWETSGHLDWYAENMYAPLEIDGQQYYLKPMNCPFHVHIFKSRTRSYRDLPLRYAEWGTVYRYERSGVLHGLMRVRGFTQDDAHLFCRPDQMPEEIDRVLKFSLDVLRAFGFEDFQAYLSTRNPDKAAGSPEQWEAPTEALRQALERAKVRYQVDEGEATFYGPKIDLKLCDSLGREWQLTTIQFDFTLPERFDLAYVGEDGEEHRPYMIHRALVGSMERFMGVLIEHYAGALPVWLSPVQAILIPIADRHVAYADEVAGELRCAGYRVEVDSRSERMNAKIRDAQMQKIPYMLVVGDREAEAHAVAVRLRSEEDLGAMSIEDLMSRIQDDIQAGV from the coding sequence ATGGCTGCAGGAAAGAAATCGGAATACGAAAAATCAAAATTGTATCGTGTGCGCCATTCCGCTGCTCACGTGATGGCGCAGGCGGTGACGGAGATGTTTCCGGCCGGAGAGGCCAAGGTCGCCATCGGACCGCCGATCGAAGATGGTTTCTATTACGACTTCGATCTACCGCGAGCGTTGACCCCGGAGGATCTGGAGAAGATCGAAAAACGCATGCGCGAGATCATCAAGAGCGACTATGCCTTCGAGCGGCGGGTGCTTTCGGCGGATGAGGCGCGGAAGATTTTCAAGGGCCAGGATTACAAACTCGAATTGATCGACGGTTTGGAAAAAGGCGGCCTGGACGAATACGGCGAACCGATCGAGGAAAAGCCGGAAATCTCCATCTACACCCACGACAGTTTCGTCGATCTTTGCCGGGGACCGCACGTCAAGCGAACGAGTGAGATCAATCCGGACGCGATCAAACTGCTCAACGTCGCTGGCGCCTACTGGCACGGCGATGAACACCTGCCCATGCTGCAGCGTATTTACGGCACGGCCTGGATGACTGCCGACGAACTGGAGCAGTATCTCTGGCGGTTGGAAGAAGCGCGGAAACGCGATCATCGGAAACTCGGGCGCGAGCTCGATCTGTACAGCATCAACGAGCAGGTCGGAGCGGGCTTGATCCTCTGGCATCCCAAGGGCGGCATGGTGCGCAAGATTGCGGAAGATTATCTGCGTGACGAACATGAACGCGGCGGCTACGAATTCGTCTATTCGCCGCACATCGGCAAGGCCAGTCTCTGGGAGACGAGCGGGCACCTGGATTGGTATGCAGAAAACATGTACGCGCCGCTGGAGATCGACGGCCAGCAGTACTATCTGAAACCGATGAACTGTCCCTTCCACGTGCATATCTTCAAGAGCCGTACGCGCTCGTACCGCGATCTACCGCTGCGCTACGCCGAGTGGGGCACGGTATACCGCTACGAACGCAGCGGCGTGCTGCACGGCTTGATGCGCGTGCGGGGCTTTACGCAGGACGATGCGCACCTGTTCTGCCGTCCGGACCAGATGCCCGAAGAGATCGACCGGGTGCTGAAGTTCAGCCTGGACGTGCTGCGCGCCTTCGGCTTCGAGGATTTCCAGGCCTATCTTTCCACGCGTAACCCGGACAAGGCTGCGGGATCGCCCGAGCAGTGGGAAGCGCCTACGGAAGCGCTGCGCCAGGCACTCGAGCGGGCAAAGGTCCGCTATCAAGTCGACGAAGGCGAAGCCACCTTCTATGGCCCGAAGATCGATTTGAAATTGTGCGACAGCCTGGGACGCGAGTGGCAGCTTACGACGATCCAGTTCGACTTCACGCTTCCCGAGCGTTTCGACCTGGCTTACGTCGGCGAGGACGGTGAGGAACATCGACCCTACATGATCCACCGCGCTTTGGTGGGGTCGATGGAGCGCTTCATGGGCGTCTTGATCGAGCATTACGCCGGGGCTTTACCGGTGTGGTTGTCGCCGGTGCAGGCGATCTTGATTCCCATCGCCGATCGGCACGTCGCCTACGCCGATGAGGTTGCCGGGGAACTCCGCTGCGCCGGCTATCGTGTGGAAGTCGATTCGCGCAGCGAGCGCATGAACGCCAAGATTCGCGACGCCCAGATGCAGAAGATTCCTTATATGCTCGTTGTGGGGGATCGCGAGGCGGAGGCGCACGCCGTCGCCGTGCGGCTGCGCAGTGAGGAAGATCTGGGCGCCATGTCCATCGAGGATCTGATGAGCAGAATCCAGGACGATATTCAAGCCGGGGTTTGA
- a CDS encoding WD40 repeat domain-containing protein, with product MRRENGSSRIFAAFTLLCVLIVGACGVLPPVSPTLRPTSTLKVSVVTPEPSFAPTATVTPVRTPTFTPSPTPALITLANIESLAPLWTLTGHEAEVTSVALTADGALVVSASRDSTLRVWRTADGTLLWVLSGHTDAVRSVDISPDGATIVSGSDDRSVRMWRVADGTLIRSIHSDLLGRVLKVVFSPDGYLFAAGGHRCIVELRATRSGILRRTLAQPSCSVTGEGQVDYWGLAFNADGSQIVTGEGRPCCGGSLQRWVVDSIDAPDLIRGYDLVVRDVAISPDGGTLAVALVGSSSIWLLDLQGSEPQRTLDGHRLRVNDIEFSPDGTIIASASRDGRIGLWDVASRKVLRYLEPAGGIPTSLDFSADGRLLAAGLEDGSVVLWGVP from the coding sequence GTGCGGCGTGAGAACGGATCGAGTCGGATATTTGCCGCTTTCACGCTGTTATGCGTGCTGATCGTCGGCGCGTGCGGCGTTCTACCGCCTGTCAGTCCGACGCTGCGGCCGACGTCGACGTTGAAGGTGAGCGTCGTCACGCCCGAGCCGAGTTTCGCTCCGACGGCGACGGTCACCCCGGTCCGCACACCGACTTTCACGCCTTCGCCCACGCCGGCGCTCATAACGCTCGCGAACATCGAATCGCTTGCCCCGCTTTGGACGTTGACGGGTCACGAGGCGGAAGTGACGAGCGTGGCACTCACGGCGGACGGCGCGCTGGTGGTGTCCGCATCGCGTGACAGTACGCTGCGCGTCTGGCGCACGGCGGATGGAACGCTGCTGTGGGTGTTGTCCGGTCACACGGATGCCGTGCGCAGCGTGGATATTTCGCCGGACGGAGCGACGATCGTCTCCGGCTCCGACGACCGCAGCGTGCGCATGTGGCGCGTTGCGGACGGCACGCTCATCCGCAGCATCCACAGTGATTTACTCGGCCGGGTATTGAAAGTCGTTTTCTCACCGGATGGATATCTTTTCGCTGCGGGCGGCCACCGCTGCATCGTCGAGCTGCGTGCGACTCGGTCCGGAATCCTGCGTCGAACCCTGGCGCAGCCATCCTGCAGCGTGACGGGAGAAGGACAGGTCGATTACTGGGGATTGGCGTTCAACGCAGACGGCTCGCAGATCGTCACCGGTGAAGGGCGTCCGTGCTGCGGCGGTTCCCTGCAGCGTTGGGTGGTGGACTCGATCGACGCACCAGATTTGATCCGCGGCTACGATTTGGTCGTACGGGACGTGGCGATTTCGCCCGACGGCGGGACGTTGGCCGTTGCGCTCGTGGGCAGCAGTTCGATCTGGCTGCTGGATTTGCAGGGAAGCGAACCACAGCGAACCCTGGATGGGCACCGCTTGCGCGTGAACGATATCGAATTCTCACCGGACGGCACGATCATCGCTTCGGCCTCGCGAGACGGCAGGATCGGGCTCTGGGACGTCGCAAGCAGAAAGGTGCTGCGCTACCTCGAACCGGCTGGCGGGATTCCAACCAGCCTGGATTTCTCCGCCGATGGGAGACTGCTGGCGGCCGGTCTGGAGGACGGAAGCGTCGTCTTGTGGGGAGTTCCCTAG
- a CDS encoding DUF362 domain-containing protein, whose protein sequence is MKKLTRRDVLRWLSIQFAALTGASVLAACGEDEAPTPNLNLSPESDSQESKDAPSAENEAVQESQPANAAGESTAYPYLTVARGGEPEELVRSALAALGGMSRFVHPGDDVIVKPNICVSYHTYQYAATTNPWVVAALVKLCFESGAARVRVMDYPFGGTCEEAYARSGIAEQVEAAGGMMEVISSFKYVDTEIPEGQDLRTCFIYDDILQADAVINVPIAKHHSLARLTLGMKNLMGTIWDRPPMHINMGQRLADLASRVRPTLTVVDAVRILKAHGPTGGSLDDVQQLDTLIASPDIVAADSYAAGLFDMQPSQLNYITAGVAMGLGRSDLENLDIVELPGAA, encoded by the coding sequence ATGAAAAAACTGACCCGAAGAGATGTGCTGCGCTGGCTCTCGATCCAGTTCGCCGCATTGACCGGCGCCAGCGTTCTGGCCGCCTGCGGGGAAGATGAAGCGCCGACCCCGAATCTGAATCTATCGCCGGAAAGCGATTCCCAAGAGTCGAAGGATGCCCCGTCCGCCGAAAACGAAGCGGTGCAGGAATCTCAGCCCGCGAACGCCGCCGGGGAGTCGACGGCGTATCCGTACTTAACCGTCGCCCGCGGAGGTGAGCCCGAAGAACTGGTGCGCAGCGCGCTGGCGGCCCTGGGTGGGATGAGCCGTTTCGTTCATCCGGGCGATGACGTGATCGTCAAGCCCAACATCTGCGTCTCCTATCACACCTATCAATACGCCGCGACGACCAACCCCTGGGTTGTGGCCGCACTGGTGAAACTATGTTTCGAGTCCGGTGCGGCGCGCGTGCGCGTGATGGACTACCCCTTCGGCGGAACCTGCGAAGAGGCTTACGCTCGCAGCGGGATTGCGGAGCAGGTTGAGGCGGCCGGCGGCATGATGGAGGTAATCTCGAGCTTCAAATATGTCGATACGGAGATACCGGAAGGACAAGATTTGCGTACGTGTTTTATCTACGACGACATCCTCCAGGCCGATGCCGTGATCAACGTTCCCATTGCCAAACATCACAGTCTGGCGCGTCTGACGCTGGGTATGAAGAACTTGATGGGGACCATTTGGGATCGTCCGCCCATGCACATCAACATGGGCCAGCGCTTGGCCGATCTGGCCAGCCGTGTCCGGCCCACGCTGACCGTCGTGGATGCGGTGCGCATCCTCAAAGCGCACGGCCCGACCGGGGGCAGCCTGGACGACGTACAGCAGTTGGATACGCTGATCGCCAGCCCCGACATCGTTGCTGCGGACAGCTACGCCGCCGGATTGTTCGACATGCAGCCGAGCCAACTCAATTACATCACCGCCGGCGTGGCGATGGGCCTGGGCCGAAGTGACCTCGAAAATCTGGACATCGTGGAGCTGCCCGGTGCGGCGTGA
- a CDS encoding nitroreductase family protein — protein MAAESQNDIHELIRGRWSSRNYDPDRPVPPEVIDRLLEAARWAPSSRNAQPWRYIVFDRRDERALEKARACLNPGNRIWAGRAPLLLLAVAETVSAGGRINPKAFHDLGLANENLMLQAIAMGLHCRPMGGFDHECARRSFGVPPEFEPAVMIAVGYPGNAADLPDEIRARESMPRDRRRVEAIAFLGAWDTKYPGEY, from the coding sequence GTGGCCGCCGAGTCGCAGAACGACATCCACGAACTGATCCGGGGACGTTGGTCGTCGCGCAATTACGATCCCGACCGGCCGGTTCCACCGGAGGTGATCGACCGGCTGCTCGAGGCCGCACGCTGGGCGCCTTCCTCTCGCAACGCACAGCCCTGGCGCTACATCGTCTTCGACCGGCGCGACGAACGGGCTTTGGAGAAGGCGCGCGCCTGCCTCAATCCGGGAAACCGGATCTGGGCGGGCCGGGCGCCGCTGCTGCTGCTTGCCGTGGCAGAGACGGTGAGCGCCGGTGGGCGGATCAACCCGAAAGCGTTCCACGATCTGGGACTGGCCAACGAAAACCTGATGCTGCAAGCCATCGCCATGGGACTGCACTGCCGCCCGATGGGCGGCTTCGACCACGAATGCGCTCGCAGGTCGTTCGGCGTTCCTCCCGAATTCGAGCCGGCCGTCATGATTGCCGTGGGATATCCGGGAAACGCTGCCGACCTGCCCGACGAAATCCGGGCCAGGGAATCGATGCCGCGCGATCGCCGCAGGGTCGAGGCAATTGCGTTCCTGGGCGCCTGGGATACGAAGTATCCCGGCGAATACTAA
- a CDS encoding TIGR04076 family protein yields the protein MITCKITVLKTSFNQDLVEEYVEAERRKSLGPCEVFEEGQEFITDVWSGIPQGFCPWAWDDIYKALVGFAADGNFGTWYQNPNTIIACCSDGTRPVYFKIEKVVS from the coding sequence ATGATCACCTGTAAGATCACCGTGCTGAAAACCTCGTTCAACCAGGACCTCGTTGAAGAATACGTCGAGGCGGAACGCAGGAAATCGCTGGGCCCGTGCGAGGTGTTCGAAGAAGGGCAGGAATTCATCACCGACGTATGGTCGGGCATCCCGCAAGGATTCTGCCCCTGGGCGTGGGACGACATTTACAAGGCGCTGGTGGGTTTCGCCGCGGACGGAAACTTCGGCACGTGGTACCAGAATCCGAACACGATCATCGCCTGCTGCTCGGACGGCACCCGCCCCGTCTACTTCAAAATCGAGAAGGTCGTGAGTTGA
- a CDS encoding TrmO family methyltransferase yields the protein MDETRIELTPIGRVESDESQGRYRLQIEAAYRPALRGLGSCSHAIVLWWADQAGEGDLVVELPYAPGVKSGVFANRAEARPNPIAITTCFLLGVDEEAGTVDLAWIDAFDGTPLLDIKPYLPMSDRAMDAEYPQWLEGFPESMEEAAAFFSDPENVAKFS from the coding sequence ATGGATGAAACGAGAATCGAACTCACCCCGATCGGCCGGGTGGAATCCGACGAGAGCCAGGGACGCTACCGGCTGCAGATCGAGGCGGCCTATCGACCGGCGCTGCGAGGGCTGGGAAGCTGCTCGCACGCCATCGTGCTCTGGTGGGCCGATCAAGCCGGCGAGGGGGATTTGGTCGTCGAATTGCCTTACGCCCCGGGCGTGAAGAGCGGCGTATTCGCCAATCGCGCCGAAGCGCGTCCGAATCCCATCGCCATCACCACATGTTTTCTGTTGGGCGTGGACGAGGAAGCTGGAACCGTCGATCTGGCCTGGATCGACGCCTTCGACGGTACGCCGCTCCTGGACATCAAGCCCTATTTGCCCATGTCTGACCGGGCGATGGACGCGGAATATCCACAGTGGCTGGAAGGATTTCCGGAAAGTATGGAGGAGGCCGCCGCCTTCTTCTCCGATCCCGAGAACGTGGCGAAGTTCTCGTAG
- a CDS encoding PadR family transcriptional regulator — protein sequence MPEESLTDAELVILSLICEQPMHGYQVEQTIDQRNMRTWTDLSTSSIYYILQRLEEKGFIERSQDQEPSAGVPRKVYRITPAGRVQWKESTLRALAQPKFTYTNFLMGLHNLWGIPAQEALQAVRTYREWLAGDLQRQEQELEKLGPSFFPLDVLFEYGFVLGEAELTFLADLITRLEEMSGESPDGSKDKENTGDERNG from the coding sequence ATGCCCGAAGAATCCCTGACCGACGCCGAACTGGTGATCCTGAGCCTGATCTGCGAACAGCCCATGCATGGTTATCAGGTCGAACAAACGATAGACCAGCGCAACATGCGCACGTGGACCGACCTTTCCACCTCTTCGATCTATTACATCTTGCAGCGTCTGGAGGAGAAAGGTTTCATCGAACGCAGCCAGGATCAGGAACCCTCTGCGGGTGTGCCGCGCAAGGTATACCGCATCACGCCGGCCGGTAGGGTGCAGTGGAAGGAGTCCACCTTGCGCGCGCTGGCGCAGCCCAAGTTCACCTACACCAACTTCCTCATGGGTCTGCATAATCTGTGGGGCATCCCGGCGCAGGAAGCACTGCAAGCCGTGCGTACCTATCGGGAATGGCTGGCGGGCGATCTGCAGCGACAGGAGCAGGAGCTGGAAAAACTCGGCCCGTCATTCTTCCCGCTCGACGTGCTTTTTGAATATGGATTTGTGCTCGGGGAGGCCGAGCTGACTTTCCTGGCGGACCTGATCACCCGCCTGGAAGAAATGAGCGGCGAATCCCCGGACGGATCGAAGGATAAAGAAAATACAGGAGATGAACGAAATGGATGA